One Synergistaceae bacterium genomic window carries:
- a CDS encoding HDIG domain-containing protein gives SLRLGWPLGETWRVWGLFFIFELTTTFFVIAVLPMIEGYIGALSILRTRELSHPSSPLLRKLQNEAPGTYHHSLMIGALAEAAANELGMDANLMKVGAYYHDVGKLYRPHFFVENQMGGENIHDTLSPTLSAVAIIAHVREGIKLAKEFGLPKQVKNFIVEHHGTTSLGYFYKKAMTLGENVDFEQFCYPGPKPQSRETALLMMLDSLEAAMRVEIKNVTSAKDIQEVIERVVASKIAAKQLDDVDFTFKEIQRIEGAILKAFQSMYHTRTVKEIKLPDAGGV, from the coding sequence ACTCGCTCCGCTTGGGTTGGCCCTTGGGCGAGACCTGGCGTGTGTGGGGACTGTTTTTTATCTTCGAGCTGACGACGACGTTTTTCGTTATTGCCGTGTTGCCCATGATCGAGGGATATATCGGAGCGCTTTCCATCCTCAGAACCAGAGAATTGAGTCACCCTTCGAGTCCTCTGCTGCGTAAACTGCAAAACGAAGCGCCTGGAACCTACCACCATAGCCTGATGATCGGCGCTCTGGCGGAAGCCGCCGCGAACGAGTTGGGCATGGACGCGAACTTGATGAAGGTGGGCGCGTACTACCATGACGTCGGAAAACTTTATCGTCCTCACTTTTTCGTCGAGAACCAGATGGGGGGCGAAAACATCCACGACACCCTGTCACCTACTTTGTCCGCCGTGGCCATCATCGCTCATGTTCGAGAGGGAATCAAGCTGGCGAAGGAGTTCGGTCTGCCTAAGCAGGTGAAAAACTTTATCGTGGAGCATCATGGAACGACTTCTCTGGGATATTTTTACAAAAAGGCCATGACCTTGGGGGAAAACGTAGACTTCGAGCAATTTTGTTATCCTGGCCCCAAACCTCAGTCCAGAGAGACGGCCCTTTTGATGATGCTCGATTCTCTGGAAGCCGCCATGAGGGTGGAAATCAAAAACGTCACCAGCGCGAAAGATATTCAAGAGGTTATCGAGCGGGTGGTGGCGAGTAAAATCGCGGCGAAACAATTGGATGACGTGGACTTCACTTTTAAGGAAATACAGCGCATCGAGGGAGCGATCCTGAAGGCGTTTCAGTCCATGTACCACACGAGAACAGTAAAAGAAATAAAACTTCCAGACGCGGGAGGGGTATAG
- the ybeY gene encoding rRNA maturation RNase YbeY — MKLQLNIDASEEGDPQSPINVQTQGGGQSLVPLDVVASLERIFAEELASFYPDAAHYAQVEISVSFLNEGEMREINQKHRGVDEITDVLSFPLWENGGQFVPEPMTGFLPLGDILICPEGVKRFHDTLPYSEALCLLLAHGFLHLLAWDHDTPEKEHAMWERQELLKSRLLPAFEEGL, encoded by the coding sequence TTGAAGTTACAACTGAACATCGACGCTTCGGAGGAAGGCGACCCACAAAGTCCCATAAACGTTCAAACTCAGGGGGGGGGACAAAGTCTCGTTCCTCTCGACGTGGTCGCGAGTCTGGAGCGCATTTTTGCCGAGGAATTGGCGTCGTTTTACCCAGATGCCGCCCATTACGCTCAGGTGGAAATCTCCGTTTCGTTTTTGAATGAAGGAGAGATGCGGGAAATCAACCAAAAACACAGGGGTGTGGACGAGATCACGGACGTGCTGTCGTTTCCTCTTTGGGAAAACGGAGGTCAGTTTGTCCCAGAGCCTATGACCGGCTTCCTTCCCTTGGGAGATATTTTGATTTGCCCGGAAGGAGTGAAGCGTTTTCACGACACGCTTCCCTATTCCGAGGCTTTATGTCTTCTATTGGCTCATGGTTTTTTGCACCTATTGGCCTGGGACCACGACACCCCAGAAAAAGAGCACGCTATGTGGGAACGCCAGGAGCTTCTCAAGTCTAGGCTATTGCCGGCTTTCGAGGAGGGGCTTTGA